One genomic window of Mus musculus strain C57BL/6J chromosome 4, GRCm38.p6 C57BL/6J includes the following:
- the Stmn1 gene encoding stathmin, whose translation MASSDIQVKELEKRASGQAFELILSPRSKESVPDFPLSPPKKKDLSLEEIQKKLEAAEERRKSHEAEVLKQLAEKREHEKEVLQKAIEENNNFSKMAEEKLTHKMEANKENREAQMAAKLERLREKDKHVEEVRKNKESKDPADETEAD comes from the exons ATGGCATCTTCTG ATATTCAGGTGAAAGAGCTGGAGAAGCGCGCTTCAGGCCAGGCTTTTGAGCTGATTCTCAGCCCTCGGTCAAAAGAATCTGTCCCcgatttccccctttcccccccaAAGAAGAAGGACCTTTCCCTGGAGGAAATCCAGAAGAAATTAGAAGCTGCAGAAGAAAGACGCAAG TCTCATGAGGCGGAAGTCTTGAAGCAGCTCGCGGAGAAGCGGGAGCATGAGAAGGAGGTGCTCCAGAAAGCCATCGAGGAGAACAACAACTTCAGCAAGATGGCGGAGGAGAAGCTGACCCACAAAATGGAGGCTAACAAAGAGAACCGGGAGGCGCAGATGGCGGCCAAGCTGGAGCGCTTGCGAGAGAAG GACAAGCACGTGGAAGAGGTGCGGAAGAACAAAGAATCCAAAGACCCCGCGGATGAGACTGAGGCTGACTAA